GCACTACCTGCTCGCGCGTCTCACAGAGCGCCGGGCAGTTCCGGCAGTCCTCGTCCATCCCGAACGGGTTCGAGAGCACGTCCTGATTTGCGTCCACACATCGAGGATGGTTGGGGGGCGACAAAAGCGTCTCGTTGCACGCTAGTTTTCGCCCCACTCCAGCCCCGACGGTTCAGCCGGGGGCGAAAGCGGACTTGTCGGATGGCCCGCCGAGGGCTCGGGATCGTTGTACGCCCGCGGAGCCACGTCGTTCGGTGCGTCGGGGTAAAACAGCGACGCGATAGCGTGGATATGCTGGCGACCCACACCCAGCTCGAACTGGCCGCCGCCGTACAGTTCGATCCCGCGATCCAGGCAGTGTCCGATACTCGTGAGCAGTGACTCGACGGAGCCAAACCGTGAGGGCTTGATGTTGAGCCAGTCGGGCTCCCGGTCGAGGTCGCGGATGCTCTCGACGCCGGTGATCGGGTAGTCCCACGTAACCCGGTCCCAGTGCCCATCGAGTACCGCCCGCGTTGCCGGCGTCAACTCGGGGTCCTCGATGAGGGCATCGGTGAAGCCGCTTGCGACCCGCTCGTAGAGGTCGGGATCGGCTGGCTGGTCGACCTCGGTGCCCTTGTACTGGCCCTTGAGATCGAGGACGCGAACGACGTCACGCTCGGCGAGCGCGTCGACGAGCTCGACAGGCCACTCGCTCGTCGGGTCGAGCTTGAACTCCAGATCGGGGTATAGCTCCAGCCAGCGTTCGACGCGGTCGATCGACGGTGGATCACCCAGTCGCGTGCTGACGACAAATCGTACCGGATCGTACTCCCGGCCGAGCGCGTCGGCCAGCGTCTCGCCGCGCTGCTTGAGTCCGAGGTCGAGCGCCGCGCTCTCGAAGGCCCACCGGCGGTAGTTGTGCGAGGCCGTCTGCACCGGCGGCTCCGGAAACAGCTCGACATCGTCGAGGAGCGTGGAGAACTCCGCGTGAGTGTACTCGCCCGCAAGGGTGGGCGGGCCAGCCTCGTGCAGCGCGTCGTGATCCGGCGTCTCGTAGGTGACGTCCTCGCCACGGCCCACGACACCGTCGCCGTGGAGTTCGACCGTCGTGCTCACGCGGGTGAAGCCGCTGGAGGTATCGCGCTCACGTCGCTGAAACGTGCACTCGTCGATGTCGACGGGGAGTGTCCCGAGTGGATCATACAGGTCCATACAGAGTGGTTGGTAGCCTGCCTCAAACCAGTACCGACGAAGCGTCCGCAAGCCGAGCTGCAGCCGAAATGGGGTGGGACAGGAGCAGTCAATGCTCCCGGTTGTGCCACCCCGCCGCTGTCTGCGATGTTACAATGTTACATTGTGCACAATGTGATATTGTGTACGGACTCAGGGCTCCCGCCCACCCTGTGCCTTGATCTGCATGATCGTCTCGACGTTTCGGTAGATCTCGATGGGATCGGTCTGTTCGTCCTCGTCATAGAGATCGCTGACCCGATAGAGGATCGCCGCGAGCTGGCGGCTTTCCGAGGAGTCCCCGCGGACGTCATCCGCAATCTCGCGCAGGGCGTCGACGCGTTCGGAGTCGGCGTCGAACCGCTCGGCTGGGTTCTCCGACATCACTCACTGCTGGGTACGGCGACGGATGATCCCCGCGTTGTTCGCCGCTCCACGTGCGATGTGTCTGAACGCCTCGCCGGTGTCACTGTCCTTGTCGAGGACGATCGGCTTGCCCGCGTCGCCGCCGCTCCGGACTGCGGGGTCGAGGGGGATCGAGCCAAGCAGCGGCATGTCGTGAACGTCGGCGAAGCGTTTCCCGCCGTCGGCCCCGAAGATGTCGTGCTCGCCGCCACAGTCCGGACATTTGAACGTCGCCATGTTCTCGGCGATGCCCAGCACCGGCGTGTCGTGTTTGCCGAACATCTCCAGACCCTTCCGCGCGTCGTCGAGCGCGACATCCTGGGGCGTCGTGACGATCACTGCGCCGGTGACCGGGACCGTCTGGAGCAGGGTAAGCTGGGTGTCGCCGGTTCCTGGCGGCAGGTCGATCACCATGTAATCGAGCTGGCCCCACTCGACATCCTCCCAGAGCTGGGTAAGCACTTTGTGAACCATCGGTCCCCGCCAGATGACCGGGTCGTCCTCGCCGACGAGGAAGGCCATGCTCATCAGCTTCATGCCGTACTGCTCGGGTGGGACGAGCGTCTCGTCTTCGGTCGCCTGTGGGGGCTCGTCGGCGTCGACCATCCGCGGCACGTTCGGGCCGTAGATGTCGGCGTCGAAGAGGCCAACGCGAGCGCCCATATCGGCGAGTCCGGCAGCGAGGTTCACCGCGACGGTGCTCTTGCCGACGCCGCCCTTGCCGGAGGCGACCGCGATGACGTTCTCGACGCCGGGGAACACCTGCTCATCGGCACTGA
This DNA window, taken from Natranaeroarchaeum aerophilus, encodes the following:
- a CDS encoding Mrp/NBP35 family ATP-binding protein, which produces MDEDAVRDLLREVEDPDLDDDIVSLNLVNGIELDGKSVHVSLALGAPYSPTETAIADEVRQVLGDAGLEVDLSANVDEGISADEQVFPGVENVIAVASGKGGVGKSTVAVNLAAGLADMGARVGLFDADIYGPNVPRMVDADEPPQATEDETLVPPEQYGMKLMSMAFLVGEDDPVIWRGPMVHKVLTQLWEDVEWGQLDYMVIDLPPGTGDTQLTLLQTVPVTGAVIVTTPQDVALDDARKGLEMFGKHDTPVLGIAENMATFKCPDCGGEHDIFGADGGKRFADVHDMPLLGSIPLDPAVRSGGDAGKPIVLDKDSDTGEAFRHIARGAANNAGIIRRRTQQ